The following are encoded in a window of Conger conger chromosome 19, fConCon1.1, whole genome shotgun sequence genomic DNA:
- the LOC133119288 gene encoding zinc finger protein 436-like yields MDSEDEDKLEELKVYFSKSEWTNLQKCEKVRFKRIKRNHEVMLALGRSKKEHLKSQKGQAVYIRGEKLRSTQKVCYTEEEEPRDEDYLYCDECQSFFTDECPVHGPPSFISDSPVPAGGPDRARLTLPPSLEVSVSSNPGASLGVFTKGQTVPRGVHYEPYEGELTEEDVAMESSNNVRSPAQQRSTCTSTSSTLTMRNTSSKRAHACAQCGKSFSVGGSLKRHQRTHTGERPYHCAQCGKTFSQEGSLKQHQRTHTGERPYHCTQCGTSFSQEGSLKRHHRIHTGERPYHCTQCGKCFSHGSDLKRHQRTHTGERPYHCAQCGKSFSVEGHLKLHQQTHTGERPYNCAQCGKSFSQEGTLKGHQRTHPGERPYHCTQCGNSFSQVAHLKLHQRIHTGERPYHCTQCGKSFSQGAHLKLHQRTHTGERPYHCAQCGKSFSQEISLKLHQRIHTGERPYHCTQCGKSFSHEGNLKLHQRTHTGERPYNCTQCGKSFSQEGSLKLHKRTHTGERPYHCTQCGKSFSQEGNLKRHRQTHMLKGTMN; encoded by the exons ATGGATTCGGAAGATGAG GATAAATTAGAGGAGCTCAAAGTTTACTTCTCCAAGTCTGAGTGGaccaatttgcagaaatgtgagAAAGTGCGATTCAAAAGGATCAAGAGGAACCATGAAGTTATGCTAGCCCTCG GACGATCGAAGAAAGAGCATTTGAAATCGCAGAAGGGGCAGGCAGTCTACATCCGTGGTGAAAAGCTCCGCAGCACGCAGAAAGTGTGCTacactgaggaagaggagcccaGAGATGAAGATTATCTCT ATTGTGACGAGTGCCAGTCCTTCTTCACTGATGAATGCCCGGTCCACGGCCCCCCTTCGTTCATTTCGGACTCTCCAGTGCCCGCGGGGGGCCCCGACAGGGCCCGGCTTACCCTGCCCCCCAGTCTGGAGGTCAGTGTCTCCAGCAACCCTGGAGCAAGCCTGGGGGTGTTCACCAAGGGACAGACAGTGCCCAGGGGAGTGCACTATGAACCCTACGAGGGAGAGCTGACTGAGGAAGACGTAGCCATGGAGAGCAGCAACAA TGTTCGCTCTCCTGCACAGCAGAGATCTACCTGCACAAGCACATCAAGCACTCTCACCATGAGGAAT ACCAGCAGCAAGAGAGCGCATGCatgcgcccagtgtgggaagagtttcagtgtgGGGGGAAGCCTTAaacgacaccagcgaactcacacaggggagaggccgtaccactgcgcccagtgtgggaagactTTCAGTCAGGAGGGAAGCCTTAAAcaacaccagcgaactcacacaggggagaggccgtaccactgtaCCCAGTGTGGGACCAGTTTCAGTCAGGAGGGAAGCCTTAAACGACACCATCGaattcacacaggggagaggccttACCACTGtacccagtgtgggaagtgtttcagTCACGGTTCAGACCTTAAACggcaccagcgaactcacacaggggagaggccctaccactgcgcccagtgtgggaagagtttcagtgtgGAGGGACACCTTAAACTACACCagcaaactcacacaggggagaggccgtacaactgcgcccagtgtgggaagagtttcagtcaggAGGGAACCCTTAAAGGACATCAGCGAACTCAcccaggggagaggccgtaccactgtaCCCAGTGTGGGAATAGTTTCAGCCAAGTGGCACACCTTAAACTACACCAGCGaattcacacaggggagaggccgtaccactgtacccagtgtgggaagagtttcagccaAGGGGCACACCTTAAactacaccagcgaactcacacaggggagaggccgtatcactgcgcccagtgtgggaagagtttcagtcaggAGATAAGCCTTAAACTACACCAGCGaattcacacaggggagaggccgtaccactgtacccagtgtgggaagagtttcagtcatGAGGGAAACCTTAAactacaccagcgaactcacacaggggagaggccgtacaactgtacccagtgtgggaagagtttcagtcaggAGGGAAGCCTTAAACTACAcaagcgaactcacacaggggagaggccctACCACTgtacccagtgtgggaagagtttcagtcaggAGGGAAACCTTAAACGACACCGTCAAACTCACATGCTCAAGGGCAcgatgaattaa